GGGCTTCACCGCCCCAGTCATCGAGTCCGAGCTCCGGCCAGGCGGGAGGTACCTGTACTGCATGCGCGCTCCTAACGGCAAGGAGTTCTGGTCGGCGGGGGTGTTCCGAGAGTTCTCCCCGCCCGAGCGCATCGTGGCCACCGACTCCTTTGCCGACCGGGAGGGTAACATCGTTCCCGCCTCTTATTACGGTCTAAGCGACAAATGGCCGCTGGAGGACACCATGGTCATCACCTTCGAGGAGGAGGGCGACGGCACCAGGGTGACGGTGCGGGAGCCCGGCGTCCCGCCCGGGGAGGATATGGACAACGCCATCGCCGGATGGAACGAGTCCTTCGACAAGCTCGCCGAGCTGGTCGAAGCAATCGGCGGCGGTTGCCGGGAAAGAGTCCACGGCGGCGAACGGCGCGAAGAAGATTAATATCCTCGCCGGCTCATGAATGCCACCATGAAGGTGGCCATTGTCCTCGGTACCCGGCCGGAGATCATCAAGATGTCCCCGCTGGTCCGGGAGTGCGTGAGAAGGGGAACGCCGTACTACATCCTGCACACTGGACAGCATTATTCCCACGAGATGGACAAGGTATTCTTCGAGGACCTGTCGCTGCCCGAAGCCCACCATCACCTGGATGTCGGCTCCGGTACGCACGGGGCCCAGACGGCAAAGATCCTTGCCGGGACCGAGGGCGTGCTGATGAAGGACCGTCCGGACATCGTGATGGTCCAGGGCGACACCAACACGGTCATGGCCGCCGCGCTGGCGGCCTCGAAGCTGGGCGTGCGGATCGGCCACGTGGAGGCCGGGTTGCGCTCTCATGACCACTCCATGCCCGAGGAGACCAACCGCATCGTGGCCGACCACATCTCCGATCAGCTGTACGCGCCCACCGAAGAGGCCAAGAGGAACTTGGCAAAGGAAGGCATTGACCGCGGGGTGTACGTGACCGGCAACACCGTGGTCGACGCGGTGTTGGAGAACCGCAAGATCGCCGAGGAGCGCTCCCAGGCGCTGGAAAACCTCGGCCTGAAGCCGCGCGACTACGTTCTGGCGACCGCCCACCGTCAGGAGAACGTCGACTCCAAGGAGCGGCTGGCGAGCATCCTCCGAGCGCTGGACTCGGTCGGCCAGGAGACCGGCCTGCCGGTTATCTTTCCAGCTCATCCAAGGACGCAGGCCAGGCTCAAGGAGTTCGGGCTGCGGCCGACCAACGCCTCGATCGTGCAGCCGTTCGGCTTCATGGACTTCCTGAGGATGGAGGCCGGGGCCAAGCTCATACTGACCGATTCGGGTGGCGTCCAGGAGGAGGCGTGTGTTCTGGGCGTGCCCTGCGTCACCATGCGGGAGAACACCGAACGGCCGGAGACGGTGTCGGTGGGCGCCAACATGCTCGCCGGCACCGACCCGGAGCGGGTGCTCGTGGCATCCTGGTCCATGCTCAACCGCCGGGGCGGGTGGAAGAATCCCTTCGGGGACGGGAAGGCCGCGGCGCACATCCTCGATCACGCCGAGGCGGGAGAGGATCGCTTCAGCAAGTAAGGATATGCCCTATCGGCGAATCCGTTAACGACCCGGACCTAGCCGATAGGATTCATTTATTCATAGAATTTTAAATATTACCTGCTCTATCGTATCGGGGAGGGAGGGGGAGTAGGAGAATGGCTGTATCGATTACAGTAGACAAGGAAGCAAGCAAGGCTTATAAGCCTGACATTGCAGATACTGGTGACGGAGGAACAGATATATCTCCGGTGGTCGGGGCCAGACCGCGCGTCGTGGCCGTAGTCCCTGCGTTCAATGAGGAGATAGCGATCGGGAGTGTCGTCCTGGGTGCGCTCACCTTCGTGGATGAGGTCATCGTGGTCGACGATTGCTCCCGTGATCGAACCGCCGAGCTGGCGGAGAAGGCCGGAGCGGTAGTCATCAAGATGCCTCAGAACGGTGGCAAGGCGAAGGCGCTGCTTACCGGGCTGAAGGCCGCGGAGCGCCGAGGCTGCTACGCCGCGGTCATGCTGGATGGGGACGGCCAGCACCGCTGCGAGGACATCGCCAACGTGGTCCAGCCGGTCCTCAACGGTGAGGCGGACATGGTTATCGGCTCGCGGTTCCTAGGCGAGCAGAAAGGCATCCCCCGCTACCGGGTGTTCGGCCAGAAGGTCATTAATTCGCTGTCGAACTTCAGCTCCAAGGTCGACATCTCCGACTCCCAGTCGGGGATGCGGGCCCTGAATCGCAAGGCGCTGATGAACCTCTCCTTCTCGTCCGATGGCTATAATGTGGAGTCGGACATGATCACCCACTTCACCGACGTGGGCCTGAAGATCGCCGAGGTGCCGATCTCCGTGCGGTATGACGTGCCCAACGGCCACAAGGAGGGCGCGACGTCCATGGGCATGAAGCTGCTCGGCAACGTCGTTTCCATGATCGGCTACAAGAGGCCGCTGCTGCTGTTCGGCCTGCCAGGGGTCATTGCCGGTTTGGCGGGCATAGTCATCGCCCTGATGACCTTCTTCAACATCTACATGTTCGGATCGTTCCTGGCCCAGGCACTGGTGGGCGTGGCGCTCATCCTCATCGGCTCGTTCTTCGTCATCTCCGGACTAACATTGAACTCGCTGACCCTGATGATGAAGGCTACCGTCCGCAAGTGAATCCTTTTTTTTATCAGGCAACGTTGAGGTTGAGGTTCAGGGTGTAGCTGTCGTCGGCCTGGACGAGGTCGATGAACCTCACCGCCGTTTCGGTAGTGGCTACATCCACGAACGTGGAACCGGAGTACGGCTGCTCGTCCTTGAGGAGCACGAACCATATCTTGTACTGGCCAGTGATGGGGACGGAGATGTTGTAGCTCGTCTCCCATTGCTTAGTCCAGTTGCCCTCGATATTGGCATCGACGTGATCGAGCGTCTTGTAGAACGATCCGACGTAGTATAGATGATTGACGAATGTGGAATTGTCGGCGTAGGTGATGTTGGAGAGCCACACCTCCACCGTGTAGTTCACCGTGCGGTGCTCGTGGTTGGCGATGCCGATGATGACCGGCGCTGATTGGTTGGTGGTTATGTTCTGAGGATACCCGCTCGCCTTGCCGCCCGGTCCGAGGATATAGAACTCGGTGAAGCTCTCCCCCTGCTTGGGGAAGGCGACCACATAGATCAGGGCGATGACCGAGGACAGGATGGCGATCACGAGGACCACGGTGAGGACCTTGTCGACCTTTCCCTCGGAATTGAATCTGCCCATCGCCGAGGTGTAAGTAGTCCGTGGATCGAACGGGAGGTACGGATCCTTGGAGGCCGTCCGCCTCCACATGCCCGCCACGCAGAACGTGATGTTGAAGATGATGAGTGAGGCCAGGATCGGCTCCAGCCGGATGCCGAAGGGCGTGTAGTTGAGACCGAACCCGATGAGCGGGACGATGGCGATGCTGACCCCGAAGGACAGGGCGATGCGTTCGATAAGGTCCAGGGATCCCTTCTCCGGGAACAGTGTGGAGATCAAGCCGTATCCGGGGAAGAATAGGATGAACGGCAATCCGATGATGATGCGGCCAGGATTGTCCGGCACCAGGAAGATGAAAGCCGCTAACAGCAGGGAGAGGAGGATGATCGCGCTAAGGTCCCAAGAACGAACGGTATCACTTCTAGTATCGGCGGGCAAGCGATAGAGGCGAGCCATCTGAGACTATATATTGCTTTTTCCCTGGTGGTCATTCTCCAACAACGTCTGGACGTCACTCTCGGGATGCGTTCTGACCTGCGCTGGCAGGACCGCCGGCCATCATCGTCCAGATCTGCTAACAAGTGGCGATCGGTGAGCAAACCCGCCGCCGGTCATTTTCTTTCGCTGGAAAAAGATATATAAACGTCGTGGGGAAGGATACCAGGCTACCGGTCGCCCGGTACCGGGGCCTGGGGATATGAAATGACGGAAACGGGAAAATTGACCGATCTGAACAAGGAGATGCTGGCCAGGAAAAACTACCCCCGCAACGCGTTCCTGTTGTCGGTCATCGGGGGCACGCTGATCCTCATCCAGGGCTTTATGGTCATTTTCTTCCGATCGGTGATCTATGCTCTGATCGACAGCTTGGATATCGGACTGGAGACGGTGCTGATCGGCATAATGCTGTTCCTGGCAGGCCTAATCATCGATTCATCGGCTGCCAGCTTGGTCTATCGGCCGGACCGCCGTCGGAGCGCAGGGGGCATGATCATCCTTTTCTCGCTCATCTCCCTGTTCTTCGGCGGAGGATACATCATCGGCTCCATCCTGGGCATGGTGGGCGGCATCTTGGCCATCACATGGCGCGGCAGCAACGGCTAGATGCGCCCCTGCAGAGAAATGTTCAGGACGTGGTGGGGCGAAGGGAACGGATGTACCTGATGGCCAACGGGTTGGTGATCTCGACCGTCAGGATGTAGTTGGTACCGTCCTCCTCGGCATTCCTGAGGACCCCCATCGGAATGTCATCAAGCTCGAAATCACAATGACCATAGGTCACGAACTGATGATACATGCCCCTAGCATCCTCGTCGCCTTGGGGCGAGGTTATGCGCACCAACAGAGACTGCTGCTGCATCGAATTGAATTTACTGAGCTTAATATATTTAAATCTATGCTATACTCCGAGGGAACGCCCCCCGTTCCGTTGCTTTTTTATTTGATAATCTCGAACGATAACACTCGATATTGCCGCCCCCGGGCGAAGTTCCGCGCTGAGGAGCATTCCGGTCCAGCGGCGATCACATGTTCCATCCAGCATGTCGTGGGGCATGCGTCTTTTTCTATTATTTAGAAAGATATTATTTATAAAACAATATATTTATATTGATGGAGGGACATTCTCATTATCAATTCTCAGTATCAGAAATCAATAATTAGGGGGGCAATTGATGAGAAAAAGGGCATTGCTGAGCGGGGCGGTCATGCTGGTCCTTCTGGGAGGCCTGCTGGTGGTCTACCTGGCCAACTTCCCCGGGACCGAGCCCGAGGAGCAGACCTACGGGCCGATCCCTCCTCAGACCACCAACGATACGAGCACCGAGACCGCGGACGTGGGACCGACCGCGTCCGCCTCGAACAGCTCGACCACCACCGACGGCCCGAGCGACCATGAGGATGCCACCGACAACCCTGGCTGCGATACGGCGCCGTCCAATGGATGCGAGACCCTGTTCCTCGATGATGCCGGCGCACACACCGGGTACGGCCTCGGCGATTATGCAGTAAGCTTCGAGGACTACCCTGGCGGGCATCACGGCCACTTCTCCTACCACCGTGGAGGATATGGGGGGGTGCTAGAGATGAAGGTCTGAACACGTAGGCTTATTTCGACCGGACAGGTCGCGGCCATTGGGCTGGCGGCATGCCTTCAAACCCCTTTCCGACCTATACTTTTACACGCCTATTGGTCGCACCGCTTTGTAATGCTCAACGTGAAAGGACGCCGCCTCGACCGCATAGGTTATTACCGATGTCCTCAGTGGTAATGGCCATCTTTGGGAGGGATATCCAGGATAGCGACCGGGATGCTAGGATCGCTCGGGCCGATCGACTATATCGTCGTCCTCTTCCCGAGCGCCACCCATACGGGTAGCATCGCGAAGGAGCTATCCGACCTCGAGGGGTCGGAGGTCATCAAGGTCATCGACCTCGTTTTCGTGACCAAGGACCGCGAGGGCATGCTGACGACCAAGAGCTCCGAGGACCTGGCAGACGACGAAGGAAAGGGTTTCGAGCGTTTCTCCCACGGCCTCCAGGGATGGCTTTCGCTGGACGAGGTGGCCGCCATCGGCGAGATGCTCCCGGTGGACAGCTCGGCGGCGGTCATGCTGGTGGAGAACACCTGGATCGACAGGCTGCGGAAGGCCGCTGCCGACGACCGGGCCAGGGTGATCACCGAGGGGCGCATGCCCCACCGGTCGGTGCTGTGATCGCGGTCCGGGCACCTCAACGGTCGGCTCCGCTCTTCAACCTGGCCTCGGTGACATTCCTGGTTGTGCCCCTGAAGCCGAGGAGCCTGCCCTCTTCATCGAAGAACGGCGCTCCATTAATCTCTACGCACATCGGCTCGCCAACGGCATTGATGGTGGACGCTCTCAGGTTCCTGGCCTCGGTCGAATCGGCGGTCGGTCTGAGGAATTGCTCCAACATCTCCACCCCCATCTTAGGCGGCATCCCATCAAAAGGGGTCCTGCCCAGCATGACTTCCGGTTTGATCCCCCAAAACCTCTCCACCTGCGGGCTGCAATAGGTGTACCGGCCCTCGGCATCGGTCTCCCACATGAAGTCCGCGCTCATCTCTATCAGCGCCTGGAACCTTTTCCGCGACTCTTCGAGCTCCTTCTCCACCCTTCTCTGGTCGGTGATGTCGTGGACCGTGCCGGCCAGCCGCAGAGGCGCCTCCTGTCCGCCCAGGCTGATCTCTCCCTGCTCGCGGACGTGTCGCACCTCTCCGTCCTTCCGGATGACGCGGTACTCGATGTTGTAGCTCCCTTCGGTCACGGCCATTTTGAGCCGGGAGGCGACACGGCCACGGTCCTCGGAGTGGATGAACGATAGGGCGAAGTCGGAGGGTACAGGCGATCTGGTGGGATGCTGACCGATGATCCGGTAGGCTTCGTCCGATAGGTACAGCCGGTCGTTGTCCACCTCCCACTCCCAGCTTCCCATATGGGCGATCCTCTGGGCCCTTGCCAAGTGTTCCTCTCTGTCCTTCACTGCGAGTTCCGCCCGTCTCCGCTTGATGGACACCGACACCTGTTCGGTCACCATGCGCATGAGAGTGACCTCGTCCTCTTCGAACCGGGGGCGGTCCCTGGTCCCGAAAGCGAGGGTCCCCATGGTGCAGCCTCCTACCCGGATGGGGTGGCAGGCGAAGGCCTGGATTCCCAGCGACCGCAGCATGCTGGCGGGGGTGGCGTCACTGTTCTGCATGTCTTCCGAGACGATCGCCGTGCCCTCGAGGGCCACACGGCCGCTTATCGATGTGCCGGGCTCCAGCCACTCCACCTCCCTGGCCGCATGCCTGCTTATTCCATAATACGCGTTGAGGTGCAGCTTGCTCCCGAACTCATCGAAGAAATAGTTGAAGAACACATCACAATCGAGGTGCCTGATCACCCTGCCAGCTATCGATTGGATCACCGCCATGGGGTCCCGGCTCGATAGGAGAATGGCGTTCGTTTCGCTCAGCAGTTCGAAGCGTTTGTTGCTCCTTTTCAACGCCTCCTCCGCCTCCTTGCTCTCAGTAATATCCTTGGCCGTCCCGAACCACTCGGTGACATTGCCGTCGGCATCAAAGATGGGCACGGCACGCGCCAGGAACCATCGGTACCTCCTGCTGGCCGATATAAACCTCAGATCGATGACCAGCACGCTCCTCGTCCGGACCGCCTTTTCCATCTCCTCCAGGAATCGCTGGTGGTCCTCCGACGGTATATGCTCCTCGATCCAGGTGGAGAACCTTCGGTCGGTCCCGGGCTGGAGGTCTCGATAGTGCAGCTGATATATCTCGCTGAGGTCAGGGGACAGGCGGTAGATGTAGTCGGAACTGGCGGTGACCATGGCCCGGAAGCGTTCCTCGCTCCTCCTCAGCGACTCACTCGCTTTCCTCTTCTCGGTGATGTCCATGAACACCGCGAGCGCACCCTTGAAGTTTTCATCTTCATCCATGATCGGCCGGGCGGAGCACAGGGTCCAGATGGTCGAACCGTCCCTGTGCCTCAGGGGATACTCGCATGACTGCGGTCTCCCCCGCCAGACCTCGCTCAGCTTTCTCTCGGCCTCCTCGTCCCGATCGGGCGAGGCGAAGTCAGTGGGCGGGTGGCCGAGCATCTCCTCCGGAGCGTAACCGAGGATGGCTGCTCCCCGCCCATTGATGTAGCTCGTCAGGATGGTAGAGTCAAGGACCCATATTCCCTCATTGGCCAGTTCTATGATTTGTTCGAGCCGATCCGTGCTGATCTTCCTTCTGGCCTCCATATCCCACCACTCCGATGGCGCATATTCGAGGGCGGAGTTTATCAGCCTTTACAACGGAAGTAAAAAGAGTGGCCGCGGCCAGGCTCAGGACGCTCCCGGCGTCACCGATCGAGCTCCTCCCACATGCGATATGGCGGTGGAGGAATAGCGGCCATCTCATTAGATACTATGACAACGGGTTCTTTTCCCCTGGTCCTCGCCCTCATGACATTCTTGGCCCAGTCGTAGGAGTCATCGAACACGCTCAGATCGCAGGGGATGGTGTGCACCTCCAGGCCAAAGGTCCGGGCGAACATGTCGATCATGTCATGATACTCCTTCCCGCCCTCTATCTGGTTGTCCAGTTTGATGAGGGAGGGGTTGCCCATGGCCTCAAAGGCAATGGTCATGCGCTCGATCTCGTCCATCAGCCCCACCAGATCGTCGCTCTCCATCTTGGGCGTATAACCGTCGACGTACCCGGGAGTGATGAAGAACGCCCCCTTGAACTCCATCATCGTCCTGAGGTACCTCTCGCTGCTGCCCATGATGGCCGAGATGCAGTCATCGACAACCACGTTGTTGTGGTCCACCAGGTAAAGGATCGGCACCTCCGTTTCCTCCTCCAGAGCGGCGATATCCAGGGTCTGGCAGCGGCACTGGCCGTATAGGAGGAGGATGCAGTCGACCGACTCGGACATAAGCATGATCTCCGCGGTCATGGTGTTCCTCATCCTCTCCTGGCTGTTGTGCATGTCCGACGGGTTCACCCAGATCAGGAGCTCGTCGTCATCGTACCAGCGAGAGCCGAGACGGTCGACCATGATCGGCTCCAGACTTTCGCACGCCCGCGCCCGACGCAGCTTGATCAGGAGCTTCCTCCCCTCATCGTTGTCGACCACCACCACGGTGTGGACGTCAGGGTCCCTGGCCACGAGATAGGTAAGCTCATTAGAGAGTACAGTGCAGCCGATAACTCCCATGGTGGGCATACCACCCTCCGATTTTGTTCTGAATCCCCATCTATAATTAGATTTCCAACACCCCTCACGGAGGTTGGCCAGGGTTGATAAGGCGATATGGGCTAAACATCCCCGACTCCGTCGCGGGCGCCGACCGCCTAAGCAGGCTAGAGTAACTTATCGATCAAAGTGGTTGTCGATAATGGGCCCGAGAGGTCCAAGGCTCCGGGGTCGAACATCAGGAAAGCTCAATTTACGGCTCTTCTAGCATCCTTTGCACGCAAGATAACAGATATTTACATATTCTTACCTGCTTCCATATTGACCAGGTCGAACCGCGGTCAGCGGTCACCGACGTCGAGAGTGTTTGCGCGAGGGAGGAATGGACCGGATGTCAGGAAGAATGAGGATCGATCCAATAAATGGAGTCTCAATGATCGCTGCGATCGTCCTGGCGCTGGGGGCGGTGCTGTGCATCGTCAAACGCGATATATACTGGACCGTGGTGGCAGTGTGGTCCTTCACCCTCATCACCGTTCCGTTCATCCGCTACCGGGATCGTGAGCGGTCCTCCATCGGTTTCCTTATCCTCCTCGTCCTGCCTCCCTTTCTCCTGAGCTTCATGGATGGGTCAGAGGCTTCGGGGATCCTACCTCTGAACTCGATCTGGTACCTCATGCTCTCAACCACCGCCCTCTTCGCCCTCACCATCGTCACCGTCGCCTTCATCAACTCAGTCAGTGGGATGGAACTTAACCTGAAGTTCGCGATGCAGGTCGCGTTCATGCTGTACACGTCCTTGGTGGCGATGCAGGCGGTGGTGTTCTACTACTCCGACCTGTGGCTCGGCACCACAATCATCGGCAGCAATAACGACCTCATGGTGTATGTCGCCCTAGCCACCATCGTCGGCTTGTTCCTCACCATAGCGTTCTACGCTCTGGCCCGCACCAACCTCACCAAGAGCGGGGCCAGGCTCGAAGAGGGGGCGGGCGATTGAAGCAGGTCGTGTGGATCACTGCCATCTTCGAGTTCTTCCTGGCCGTGATGCTCGTCATAAGCATCGGAGAGGGGGTGAGCTACTGGGCGTTCACCGCCTTTTTCTCCATCCTGCTGATGGCAGTCCCCATCCTGCTCTCGTCGAAGAACATCATCCAGCTGCCGTGGCCCATAGTGATGAGCATCGGGCTTGCCTTCGCCCTGCACAATCTGGGTTTGGTGACCAACTGGTACGACACGACCTTCTGGTGGGACAAGATCACTCACCTGGTGTCCGGCGTGGTGATAGCGTCGCTGGTGGCCATCGAGATGCTGCTGCTGGACCAGCGCACCGAATCCATCTACATCCCGCCGATCTGGTACATCTTCCTCGTCCCCATCGCCATCCTGACGCTGGAGGCGCTGTGGGAGATCGTGGAGTTCAGCGCCGATTCCCTGACCCAGGTGGGCATGCAGCACAGCCTCGGGGACACGGCCAACGACATCGTCACCAACCTGCTCTCCGGCCTCATCGGCGGGTTGGGCGTGTTCTACTACCTTCGTCGACACTCCGCCGACGAATTCCTTTCTAACCTTCGAGCGGACAAGCTGGTTAAGTGGTTCGTGGTCCGGTTCGGCGAACCTGGGAAGCTATGATCTCGAGCACCGTTCGCATGACGGCAGAGCGGTTCGGGCGGAGCATCAATGATCGGCGGACTTAGGAACGAGCCGACCCGTTCAAACAACCTATCGTACGATGCGGGTTCCCATGACGCCAGGAGGCTGTGGGCGTAGGGACCTGTGAGCAATAGAACGCCGCGATATGGTGGCCCAATGGCAGAAGAACTACTGCGCCGGAGGCTGAGGGTCCAGGCAGCAATAATCGAGCTTCCTGGACGCTCCGGCAAAGACCGTCCTCGCGGTCGAGAGCTGCCGACTTGCTACGATCAATCGAAGTAGGCGGCGGCGTAGGAGCTTACCAGCGCTCCGTTCCTCACTCGAACGTCATCCCGGCATTCCTTGTCTATCCATGACCGTGCGGGAAGGATGTCGCCATGGCCCACCTTCTTAATGCAATCGCACTTCATCATCAGGATGCCGTTGGGCCAGGTCCTTCTTGTCACCCTCCTCTCGCAACGGGTGCAGATCAGGCCGGACTCGGTCCATACATGCTCGCTCATGGTGCCAGGCAAGGTCATTGCTATATTAATGCGATGCAATCAGAACATCGAAAATCAAGAACTTTCTTCACGAGGGTCCGCCGTACGATCGCGATCCTGGCGCATGCATGGCGGTCTTGCGTTTCCCATCACGCCCGAGCCGGCGGAGCATCGCCGTCCGCTTAAATGGCCAACGA
The DNA window shown above is from Methanomassiliicoccus sp. and carries:
- a CDS encoding DUF1616 domain-containing protein: MPADTRSDTVRSWDLSAIILLSLLLAAFIFLVPDNPGRIIIGLPFILFFPGYGLISTLFPEKGSLDLIERIALSFGVSIAIVPLIGFGLNYTPFGIRLEPILASLIIFNITFCVAGMWRRTASKDPYLPFDPRTTYTSAMGRFNSEGKVDKVLTVVLVIAILSSVIALIYVVAFPKQGESFTEFYILGPGGKASGYPQNITTNQSAPVIIGIANHEHRTVNYTVEVWLSNITYADNSTFVNHLYYVGSFYKTLDHVDANIEGNWTKQWETSYNISVPITGQYKIWFVLLKDEQPYSGSTFVDVATTETAVRFIDLVQADDSYTLNLNLNVA
- a CDS encoding PAS domain S-box protein encodes the protein MEARRKISTDRLEQIIELANEGIWVLDSTILTSYINGRGAAILGYAPEEMLGHPPTDFASPDRDEEAERKLSEVWRGRPQSCEYPLRHRDGSTIWTLCSARPIMDEDENFKGALAVFMDITEKRKASESLRRSEERFRAMVTASSDYIYRLSPDLSEIYQLHYRDLQPGTDRRFSTWIEEHIPSEDHQRFLEEMEKAVRTRSVLVIDLRFISASRRYRWFLARAVPIFDADGNVTEWFGTAKDITESKEAEEALKRSNKRFELLSETNAILLSSRDPMAVIQSIAGRVIRHLDCDVFFNYFFDEFGSKLHLNAYYGISRHAAREVEWLEPGTSISGRVALEGTAIVSEDMQNSDATPASMLRSLGIQAFACHPIRVGGCTMGTLAFGTRDRPRFEEDEVTLMRMVTEQVSVSIKRRRAELAVKDREEHLARAQRIAHMGSWEWEVDNDRLYLSDEAYRIIGQHPTRSPVPSDFALSFIHSEDRGRVASRLKMAVTEGSYNIEYRVIRKDGEVRHVREQGEISLGGQEAPLRLAGTVHDITDQRRVEKELEESRKRFQALIEMSADFMWETDAEGRYTYCSPQVERFWGIKPEVMLGRTPFDGMPPKMGVEMLEQFLRPTADSTEARNLRASTINAVGEPMCVEINGAPFFDEEGRLLGFRGTTRNVTEARLKSGADR
- a CDS encoding DUF1638 domain-containing protein, which translates into the protein MPTMGVIGCTVLSNELTYLVARDPDVHTVVVVDNDEGRKLLIKLRRARACESLEPIMVDRLGSRWYDDDELLIWVNPSDMHNSQERMRNTMTAEIMLMSESVDCILLLYGQCRCQTLDIAALEEETEVPILYLVDHNNVVVDDCISAIMGSSERYLRTMMEFKGAFFITPGYVDGYTPKMESDDLVGLMDEIERMTIAFEAMGNPSLIKLDNQIEGGKEYHDMIDMFARTFGLEVHTIPCDLSVFDDSYDWAKNVMRARTRGKEPVVIVSNEMAAIPPPPYRMWEELDR
- the wecB gene encoding UDP-N-acetylglucosamine 2-epimerase (non-hydrolyzing), with protein sequence MKVAIVLGTRPEIIKMSPLVRECVRRGTPYYILHTGQHYSHEMDKVFFEDLSLPEAHHHLDVGSGTHGAQTAKILAGTEGVLMKDRPDIVMVQGDTNTVMAAALAASKLGVRIGHVEAGLRSHDHSMPEETNRIVADHISDQLYAPTEEAKRNLAKEGIDRGVYVTGNTVVDAVLENRKIAEERSQALENLGLKPRDYVLATAHRQENVDSKERLASILRALDSVGQETGLPVIFPAHPRTQARLKEFGLRPTNASIVQPFGFMDFLRMEAGAKLILTDSGGVQEEACVLGVPCVTMRENTERPETVSVGANMLAGTDPERVLVASWSMLNRRGGWKNPFGDGKAAAHILDHAEAGEDRFSK
- a CDS encoding glycosyltransferase family 2 protein; the encoded protein is MAVVPAFNEEIAIGSVVLGALTFVDEVIVVDDCSRDRTAELAEKAGAVVIKMPQNGGKAKALLTGLKAAERRGCYAAVMLDGDGQHRCEDIANVVQPVLNGEADMVIGSRFLGEQKGIPRYRVFGQKVINSLSNFSSKVDISDSQSGMRALNRKALMNLSFSSDGYNVESDMITHFTDVGLKIAEVPISVRYDVPNGHKEGATSMGMKLLGNVVSMIGYKRPLLLFGLPGVIAGLAGIVIALMTFFNIYMFGSFLAQALVGVALILIGSFFVISGLTLNSLTLMMKATVRK
- a CDS encoding SRPBCC domain-containing protein, with translation MTVSESLAKKELLVSRVLHAPREDVWKAYTQPDQVKQWWGPRGFTAPVIESELRPGGRYLYCMRAPNGKEFWSAGVFREFSPPERIVATDSFADREGNIVPASYYGLSDKWPLEDTMVITFEEEGDGTRVTVREPGVPPGEDMDNAIAGWNESFDKLAELVEAIGGGCRERVHGGERREED
- a CDS encoding DUF6114 domain-containing protein; the encoded protein is MTETGKLTDLNKEMLARKNYPRNAFLLSVIGGTLILIQGFMVIFFRSVIYALIDSLDIGLETVLIGIMLFLAGLIIDSSAASLVYRPDRRRSAGGMIILFSLISLFFGGGYIIGSILGMVGGILAITWRGSNG
- a CDS encoding DUF6325 family protein; amino-acid sequence: MLGSLGPIDYIVVLFPSATHTGSIAKELSDLEGSEVIKVIDLVFVTKDREGMLTTKSSEDLADDEGKGFERFSHGLQGWLSLDEVAAIGEMLPVDSSAAVMLVENTWIDRLRKAAADDRARVITEGRMPHRSVL